In Lolium perenne isolate Kyuss_39 chromosome 5, Kyuss_2.0, whole genome shotgun sequence, the sequence TCTGGacgtaaaaatctgggtgttgacagctTCCCTCCGCGAGAGGACTCACAGGAAGATTCCCTTTGAGATCCCTCCACGGGTCAGTCGCGTAAGGACGAAGCTAAGGAGTGGTGACGTTAGCCGTGATGCACCAAAAAGATAAGAGAAGGTACATGTTTGCCTGCATAAAGCGACGTGGCCTTCAACCACTCCCGGTGGACCTAGTCTGTTGGAGTGGTTGTGGGTTTAGTGAGGGATAGCTGTCCCCTTCCTTCGGCTGCTCTGTGGGTACCCTCCACCAAATTTCCTTGGGGAGGAGGGCTAGAGCCACTATAAAAGGAGGGGCAACTGCCCAGTAGAAAGGACCCCATTTCGATCGGCTTTAGATACCCTTTAGATACCATCGTCTTCTACCTAGAGCAGATCGCATCCAGATCTGAGGAAGAGCTCCACCACCACCTTGTAACACCATACTCCTCTCAGAGCATGATTAATACCACACCAAGGGAGGATGTAGGTGTTTTACCTCACCACGAGGGCCCTAAACATGAGCAACTTTGTGTCTCTCTCTGCCGTGCTGCTTCCGCTCCGGCGCCGTCGTGTCCATGTTGAGCTCGAAGCATTGCTTCAAGTCCCATGTGGTCTGATAACCTCAAGGGTCTTGCCGAGGTACCCACGTTCCATCCGGGCTAAAGCACTCTTCAGGACCTTCATCGACATGTCCGACGCTCGAGCTCAACGTGCGCTGCGACGGGACGCCGCGAGGGGTCAATCGGCTCCAGCGGGCGGACCTCTGCCGCCCTCCGGGAGCACCATCGTGTCGTCTTATCGCCCTTCGAGGGAGCAGGACGACTCCATCTCCTACACAACCACCGCCAAGCTGGTAATAATTGAACAACCAAAGTATTGGAAGTGTCAAATAGTCCGGTGACTTCTCATGCAATTCAAGCTTTATTTATTTCAGAATTCACAGCAAAGACAAAACAGTCCTTAAATCCCATTCAGTATAGTGAGTACAAATATGTGTGGTTTCTATTTTTTTAGACTAACAGGAGGCCTCCCCTCCCAGCTCCATTATCAAAATGAAGCCACATGGGCAGAGTACAGGGTTCAGAATGACAAGCTCCACTACGGGCCGCTGCAGAAAATAAAAACGAAAAGAAAGAAAGAGCATCCAGCTCAGAGTGCTCAACTAATTACTCCATGGCACCAATCCAGTTTGACTGAATTAGGCCTGTAATATTGTGCAACATCCAAACCTAATTTTGCAGACACATTTTTTGCCAAGGATGAAACTACTGTCCACCTCCTCTATAACAGTATCCATATAATCTAACTACTCCTGAGCAAAAAAAATTCAATCCAACAAAACGAAAATTGTACACTCGTAGCAATTTGTAGGACAATAAACAGGGGAAAAACGACCTTTTGAAGGGAACCGGCGTGGTCAGGCTGGACGGCGTCGACATGGTCACCCTCGACGGCGGCATGAGATGGGGAACGGCAAGGAAGCGGGTCAGCCGTTCGGCTAGCCGCCTCACCACCGCCGACTATCATGCCGCCGCCCGCCATGGAGGACAAAGGTCGAAGCTCTTCCACCTTCTCGCACCGCAGAACCAGCTCGTCGCCTCGCCTCCCTCGTCCCCGTGCCCTCCAGATCGAGCACGGGAGGAAGACGATGGGGAGGATCCGGGGTTCGATCGGATAAAAGACGAGGGGGATTCTGCAAAAACGCGTCTCCGAGACCGACATGTTTGCCGTGACGGAGAGGGTAGATCGGATGGACACACTGCAATAATAATCTCTAGGACTAAAACACAATATATATCCTGAGGAGCCGCCACAAATCAAGATCGCGATTAGGGTTGGTTCGAGAAGGCAAGGGGTATCGCGATGTCCGGAGCGGACGCCGGCGAGCCGGCGGCGACCACGACGCTGAAGGTGAGGATGGAGTGGACGGGAGCCACAAGTTCATCCAGTGGCTGCTGGAGTGGGACAGGAAGCCTCGCCTTCCGCTGCCAAACAGCTGGCCCGAGCAGCTGCGCGACTCCATCGACGCCTTTAGGGCGTTTGACGAGGAAAGCGAGAAGAGCTCCTCCTGGAGTACAGGCGCCTCGGCTACGCCATTGTCGAGGTGGAGGTCCTCGACGACGACGACCCCTAGGCCAGCATGGACGACGACCAGTACGACGTCGTCGACGCCGTGGAGGAACCGCTCTGCCTAAGCCATCTCTGAGTAATCTTATGCATGCCATCGCCATTGATTCGTCTTAGTTCTGCTTTGTGTAATCAGAATCTGAGTAATGACACTTGTCCGCGACTAGTGTATGGGTGTCTAATGCCTACTAGCTAGTATTTGTTTGTTTTATCAGATGTCCCATGGGTGCTGTTAAAATATATTTGTTCTTTCTAGAGAAAGCAGTACACACAAGTTTTACAATGCATTATCTTAATACTGTCGTCCTTATCAATTAATGAGAAACAATTGTTTTTAATCAAAAACTAATTTGCTCAAAGAAGACATGGTACAACGCATGAATAGCCTTCTCTTGTTTTTCAAAGAGATCATCATTGTCAATGTATTGATGAGACAGATGCTACATGGTAGCTTCGATGAGGTGGAGAGCGATGACGACACCTGATAAAACATACCCAAGTTCGGACCCTCGCGGTGGAGGTAAAGACCTACCTGTGCTTGATTATGTTGttgcatgtactccctccgtcacatgaaagttgtctgagatttgtcaaaatatggatgtatctagacactacatAGTATGTAGACacatccaaattttgataaaCTCGGAAGATTTTCATGGGAGAGAGGGAGTATGTTCACATATTGTCGTTTAATCATGTGTAGTCAATTCAAAATTGTGTAGTCAAATACATGTATTTATAtaaattttctattatttttcgcTTGATTTCTCCTTGTATAGCAAAAAAAATGTGTAGTCATTTGGCTACATAGCCTTGTGTGAGGCGTCGCCACTGGGCGTAGATGATGGTTGTAGATGCTATGAAGGTTGTATACAGGTCAATCGCTCCCAAGGAGGACAGGGCGGCGGCCCTAGGACTCCATGGTGGCGCTAGTGGGGTCGCCCTGCTGCGCGTGGAGGCCAGAGTGGCGGCTCCAAGAGCGAGGTGGTGGTGATATTATGTCTATGGCCGTGTGGGCGGCAGGGCATGCTTCAGTTGGCATGAGTAGCGTCCCTATCGCTAGTGGTCTATGCTCGTCCGATGTTTTGGGTTGTCCTCACGATAGCCTAGTGGGTAGTGGACACAGTGGTTGTGGGTCTCCGGCAACGTTGGTGGCTGCGGACATCGTTTTTCATTCTTGAAGGCGTTGTCGTGGAATCCCGACTCCCCTCCGCCCATTATTCCAGGGTGAATACGCAAATCCGGTTTGCCGGATTGGAtgacggcggcgtctttggacGTAGTGAATTTCTAAGGAGATGGACCAGGCAGGCGTGGTGCTCGCCGCTGCCGTCCTGCTGGTGTCAGTCGGTGGCGCTTGAAACCTAGTTAAGCTATTTCGTGTGGCCAAGTGTGCGGTTTTCACCGTTTTTCCTTAAAACTGTGTTGTGTTGGGTTTCTTTGTCTTGTTTTTTTTTATATAAATCGGACACAGGTAGCAAGTTGGTATCGGTTTTTAGCTGGTTTCCCTTATAAATCAGTCAATTTCCCTCCACTTAATAGATAGGCAGAGCTCCTGGCGGTTGCTCCCGGAAAAAAAAACAGATTTACACTCCCGTTACAATATTTGTGCAGTCCAAATCAAGCTTAATCACATGTACAAAATAACGTAGCAAAAGGTATTTTTACAGTTCCCCAATAGAACTTGAGAAGACAATGAGTTTTGGGTCAAGGACGAGATTGCATTCTCCTGTCAGTTCAGTCAAGGGCTAGTGGCCGGCGGAGTGGTAGGATGGCCGCCGCCCTGTGAATGCCGACCGGCCGGCCAGACAGAGTGATGGCCTAACCCTAATAGGTGAGGCGACGATGTCCCGACCGAGTCTCCGGTCATCTTGCCACGAAAAAATATATTATACCTCGATAGTACAAAAGGGACTATTAGAGATGGCCCCTGGAGCCGGTTTACCCAAAACAAAATAGAAACGAACTCAAGACGCATCCCCTCATATGGCCGAAAATAATGGTTGGTGAGCAGAGGGCATCTCTTCTTGGCCAGTTGGCTTTACCTAGTTGAATCATTCTTTACCTTGAGAGGACAATGAGTTTTGGGTCACGGACGGGATTGCAATCTTCGCCCTGAAGCATTCTTTACCTTGCCCTTCTGTCAAGGGCTAGTGGCCGAGTGGTAGGATGGCCGCCCTGTGTGAACGGCTACTGACATGGCGTATGTATCAGTAGTTCAGTACGCGCTCTGAACGATTCAAGTTCAGGACTATCCGCCCTGCTTCTGCTTGTGACGGTGAGAGAGTAGAAAATATAAGTGGATGGTGGAGGTGCTCCTTAATTATCCTCTTGCACAAGATAGCACTTAGATGTAGCTGTTGGCCACCGGATGCGAAATAGCAGGCGAAATTTCCTTGTTTTGTTCTACGAAATTCCAGTTCAAGTTCTAGCTAGAAGCAAGTTGTTGCGCTTGGCCGCTTAGGGAGTCTAGTCTTCCGTCCCCACTAGGAGCTACTTGTGATATAAAGACAAACAGTGATTGCAAAATTTAACTAATTCATTTGTGCAGTGTAGTGTAGAGCACGCCCATGATGAGGCACAAACCGCATTTTTTTCCCCACCAGAGCAGTCCACACTCCACAGTCCATGGTTGCCAGCGCGTATCGAGCGCGGCTGGAGCGCTTCTTGCGAAATTAGACAGAGAGGCTGGGGCCAACGGAGAGAGGAGCATGTGTGGCTGTACGTCCAAGCATCGGCAATGCGTATCTATTTTACACGAAAATGTGATTGCTggaaaaaataataaaataacGATCGAGATACCATATGATAATCGTAATTGCACCATCAGCTAGCTCATGTTCACACTGCATGCAAACACACAACAATCAGCTAGCTTCCGTTCGCACTTGCATGCTCAGTTTCACACTCTGGTCTGCGGTGAAGGAATTAAATGATACACTCCATGGAGGTGAAGGAATTAAATGATACACTCTGGTCATAATGAAGGATTGAATTTTCATCACTGGTTTCGTACCGAGGGTATCTACTATCTAGAGGGAGTAATTGTCTCGGAGAAAAAGACATTCAGAGGAAGGAAGGAGAGGAGGGCATAATGAAGGATTGAATTTTCATcactggtttcgtactgagggtatCTACTATCTACAGGGAGTAATTGTCTCGGAGAAAAAGACATTCAGAGGAAGGAAGGAGAGGAGGGCATAATGAAGGATTGAATTTTCATcactggtttcgtactgagggtatCTACTATCTAGAGGGAGTAATTGTCTCGGAGAAAAAGACATTCAGAGGAAGGAAGGAGAGGAGGGCATAATGAAGGATTGAATTTTCATCACTGGTTTCGTACTGAGTGTATCTACTATCTAGAGGGAGTAATTGTCTCGGAGAAAAAGACATTCAGAGGAAGGAAGGAGAGGAGGGCAAGGAACTCACCTCCATGGAGTGTATCATTTAATTCCTTCACCGCAGACCAGAGTGTGAAACTGAGCATGCAAGTGTGAACGGAAGCTAGCTGATTGTTGTGTGTTTGCATGCAGTGTGAACATGAGCTAGCTGATGGTGCAATTACGATTATCATAGGGTATGTCGATCgttattttattattttttagatTTTGGAAAGGATTCCTAGGCGGGATATAATTTGAAAACTCAAATCAGTTTCTAGAGAGGATTATAAAGAAACTTTCAGTTTTGGAAGTAAGGAGCTTGGCGGGGAGAGAAATTAGCAAGCACAATCAGCTCCAAAATTGGCGGGGAGTAACAGAGAAGGAGGGAAAGTTTTTAGCCCGCTAAATCCGAATTGAGATGTTCATGAGCCTTATCCTGGGTGATTTTTTCAATTCTTTTAAGACTACCACTGCATGCAAAACTACTGGAACGTGGGCGTGTGCATGATCTCTCGCCTGCTGTCATTATTTTCTCAAGGCTTCGCGAGACAAAGCCGTTGGTTCTGTCGTTTTTCTGCAGCCAATCATGGAGCACCTTGGTCCCAGTGATATTTCTAGTACGCCGGTTAATCTGGCCCGGAGGGAGTAGATTaaattttcttatgtgaaccatcATTAGCATAATAGCTTCCCTGGAAAACAACGCTCATATGGTTTTGCTACAACCTTATTCATTCCATCTCCGCCCAAGATTTTTCTACAAGGTCATGACCATTCTTATATTCATTAATTTGGATGGAGAAGACTATATGTCACCCTGAGGCCAGACTTGTACGTGtgctcaagttgatcgatattcgCAGATTCATTTCCTAAAAAGATAACTAGTGGGAACAGGTTTGGAATTGGAAAATCAATGATCGACATATCCATGAGGGTTGATCGATATGCTTGTTTCACTTAGTGCATATGTGCTAGGGTCTGATGGCAGATCAGCTGACTAGAGGGTGTCGGTGATACGGTGCGGAGCAAAGGCTCGCTCCTGATTTTGGCCGAAGCCAGCGACCACGAAGTCTGCGGGCATCGCTTCCTCTTGAGGCGTTGTCATGGCATTAATTTCTCGCCCCTGTCATGTTTTTGCTTCGGGGGAAACCTTATATCTGGTCCTGGAAAGGACGAGGATGACATCTAAGACATGGCCTTCTTTGGGTCATCATTTTTTGGAGTCCGATGCGGCTGGAGGATCCTGTGGTACGTCGGTGGCAATGGTGGAGTATGTTCATCATGCCTATTTCTTATAGTTGCTACACACGACATATCTTCCGGACGATTCGTTGTGTCCGTTGGTGAGAATCGGCGACATGGTGTCGATGGGTCTCGACGGTGACCCTATGTGCATAGGTGATCGCGTGCGGGATAGTGGTGTTGTTTGAGACCATGGTGGTCTCGGTGACTAGCGTGGCGATGACCTTCGCTTTGTTCTAGATGCTGGAAGATGGGTTGGGGAAGATGGTGGATGTGATTTCCAGAACGTGCACATGAGGCCCTCTCTAGTTTTGGCCAGTGAGCCAATGATGGTTGTGACAATGGAATTAGGCCCTATTTGTCCCATATCATTGTGTTACGTGGGGTTCCGTTGCCACGTTTGGTGTCTTTGGTTTGTATGTTCTTTCTAAGACCTTTGCCATAACTGAAATAAAGATCGTATGCATCATTTTGATGTAGAGTCTGGGTACGTACTTCCCCTTTGCGAGAAAAATGTGACTGCCGGGAATGCAAAGCCTGATGTAAATCTTCTTCCTAGTCGGCTATGTGTATGTTGGGGTGAAAGGAGCACATGAATTCGCAAGGTTTGGGTTCTGATATTTATAGGCTGTTTTACGACCACTGGCCACGAGTAGACGGGCGGATAGCTACACACTTGGTACGTACCCAGAGTGATCATTTTTTTCATAGCAATGTTGATCTAGAAACAGTCAGAAAGACGACCGACTTGCATTGTCCTAGTCACGGCAACTACTGGGTAGGTGTGTGGCCAGTTGACATAAACGCAAGTTGCACTGGACAGCCCAATATATGAGGGACTCTCCCCTCTTTGAATTGTCTCGGTGGTCGACCCCGCCGATTCAAGCAACCAGTAGTCAGAAGCAGGCCAGTGTTCTTCATCCTCGACCTagcccacttcttcttcttcttccatttTTTGGCCTCAATCTTACCGAGTTGTTTATGTTCATATATGCAGTTTACTTGCTGATTACTACCTGTCGGCGGCGACCGGCCAGCCCCACCGCCGTGCAGCACGTACGGCCCAGCGAGgtatctctctctctatctctctctccgaTGTTGGTTTCTAGATCATCCATGAGTTCTGCTTTCTGACCTAAAATTTTGCTTGCTTGGTGCCGTCAAGATGGTCGTCGACCCAGTGAGCCTGGTGACCGCGATCCTGACGGTCGTGCATCTGATCGGAAGCGCGGCGTTGACGGCGCGCCAGAACAAGGATAAGTGCATGGAGCTAGCCCGACGCGCGTGCAATCTGAGCTACGGCCTGCCGGACTACGCAAGGGTGGCCGGAAACAACACGGCGACGGTGCACGGGCTGGAGAGGCTCAGAGATGCCCTCGACGAAGCCTGCACGGTCATCAAGTCCTGCCAAGAAAGCCGTATCCTGCCGGGTGTTTTCAGCAGCAGGAAGGCCGACAACTTGGATAACGTTGATAGGAAGATCACCAACTGCCTATCAGACCTCAACTTCTTCAGCCTAGTTCCTAATCAGGCCATGATCGCACATAACATAGCAGCGGGTGGCTCAGTCCCAGTTCAAACCTATGACTACGCCTCCTACTATCAAGCACAAGGAGCTCCCTACAGTACTGCCTGTGTTGGCTTCCCCCCACCGCAGTACGTAACCATGAATATGCAGTGGATTCCAGCTCCTGCTCCCTACACTCCTGCTCCAGCGCCTTCTGGTCCTAATTTATCTACTTTTTACACACTTCCAACTATCAACAGGATCTTTGACAGTATGTTCCGCTAGTGTTCGTGGCATCTGGTGTCATCTTCTCGAAACGAGAGCTTTGTATCCATTTTATGAACTTTCTGGAGACTATGAATGGAAAATCATTTGCACTAATTATGTCTATATATGTACAACGATTGATGCAAAGGGGATATCCCCTTTaggaataaatgtttcctttcattCTGCTACAAAGTTGGACTATGTTTGATAACAAAGTATTTTTGAAGTACTTGTTGAATGTGTTGCCACGGGCAATCAAGTTTTTTCCTTCACCGTTATTCTTCATCGTAGCTAGTAACCCTACTCCCACCACGACAACATGTCGCCATTGATGCTCGATCACTGGTGTTTTATTCAACTCTAGGAAATTGACTTCAAATAAGATCGATTGAAATATTTATTGTTCTCTCAACCATTGCAATATTCCACTCCATCCCACCAACCATTTGTAGAATCCCAAGTCGTGAACTATGTATTATAAACATTAGTAATGTAACAAGATAGTATCACTCGAATTGTTGTGAGTTCAGCTGCAATATCGCAAACAAAAAATTAAAAGGAACGACTACATAAATAAGCCTCATATCCAGTATAAATGACAATTACAAGTCTTGATCAGGATCCTTGACCTTCATTTCTTCGGAGCTTCTTCATATAGAAATGAAGCTATTTGCTATTGGGGATTGAGATGGACCAAGAGCCCCGTTTATGTCACTTAACATGATTTTAGACAGAAACATGGATGATAGACGATGACCCGGGAATCAGTTTACCAACCTCTCATGGCAATTTCctaacaaaaataaactaaggtgATTGAGGGTTGCCTTAAATCAATGTAAGCTACTTCTGGTTTGCCCCATTATATAATGCACTAAACAACCGGGCTTCGATTCCTGTCGCGGCCTTGAGTCCCTCTTTTTATGGAACTTATGTAGTAAGTTAAGTCGGGAGAAATTCCTTCGCCGGGGAAATTTCATTAGCTTTAGGTAAATATATCAACAACAATTTCAATATTCTGGAATTTCCAGCTTCGATGTCAATCCTAAACCTCTTAAATTTATAATCCTTACGACTCACTTGTAAAACATAGCTTTAACATCAGATTATAAGTGCTACAACCGTTGTAATCTCAAAGGACAGAGAAAGCTCAAACCCCTTGTAATAAATGATTTGAAGGTAAAATAGTACAAAACCTATAAGAGAGCACGCACGGCTTCAATAGTTATAACACAAACTATACAATAATTAGGACAATATATAACCAAAATTTTAGGTATTACTCCCTCTATTCCATTCTATATTGCCTATGGATTTTtgccacggaaattagcgcaagagtatttttttacACAAGATtcctagctgaacgatttgagatcaacgtaaaatttgggaaatccatatcttacTAACTTACCATGACAAATTTGGGATCTGAatgatttgggagctgaacggagagggggtaattgaaaaaaaagctaagctacaaccttatattctgaaataaatgccaaaaatctataggcactatagaaaggaacggaaggAGTACATATTATCTTAAAAATCATATTGTGTTTGAACACATTACAATAccaatttttcattttttttcaataaatggaatatattaatatcactaaaataccaattacacctagccttTGTAACAAGGCAATACCCTAATGGCATCActaatgcacacaaccaaaagtaAACGAAGCTAAAAAATGAGGAAAATTCCGGCCACGGTGTTGCAGTCCTTGGAGCAGCAACACAACcatcaccaagacaacacctgaagtcCAAGTtcttcaaaagcgacgcctccaacaaGAAAATAGAGCACAAGGGTCGTTATCGCCCGATCGTAGATCTTGAGATTTCTCCCTGAGATAGGCTTCACTCTCAAAATAATGCCTCCAACAAAACCATTgctaggcacaaccaattaaagcCAGTCTTTGGATTTTCACTCTGAAAGGTAAGACTTTGAACTTGGTATGTTTTGTCATCCCCACTTACATACCACTGCTACAAATATCGAAACTGCAAGAAAGTTCCTCATCGATGCAAAGGCTCAAATCACCATTACTAGTCCTCCAATCTTGACTTCCATGGAATTCTCCACTTCTGGCTTCACCATAAATCCAAACATATCTCATGTGTTAAGATATAGATTAGCTAGATCAGGTTTGGTACAACCATGAACAGTACGTAGTTAGATGTGTAAATACGAGTTGTTGTAACAATACTCATGTAAATCTCTTTGTAATCTTTCTGTTATGCCCGCCATGGATGAGGCTATATAAAGCGAGCACCTAATGATCATTATCATCACGAAAAAACCCTAAGCACTAGCTTTTAGATGGTATCATAGGGTTTTTGTGGAATTTCATTCTTTTTTTGTATCAAGGATCGAGCGTCAACGACAAGTCTATTCTGCAGCAGATGTAGAGCTGGGATGTACCCAATCTCACCGTCGACGTTCCACCATGTCAAGGCAGACATGCTTGCGTCAGTCAATAAGAAGCAATGTCATCATTGCCTCAGTCACGCGTCATCCCAAGTGGTTGAATCCATCCTTAGCTTCAATAAAATTCAATGTAGTTGGTCCTCTGATGCGTCGATTT encodes:
- the LOC127326297 gene encoding uncharacterized protein; its protein translation is MVVDPVSLVTAILTVVHLIGSAALTARQNKDKCMELARRACNLSYGLPDYARVAGNNTATVHGLERLRDALDEACTVIKSCQESRILPGVFSSRKADNLDNVDRKITNCLSDLNFFSLVPNQAMIAHNIAAGGSVPVQTYDYASYYQAQGAPYSTACVGFPPPQYVTMNMQWIPAPAPYTPAPAPSGPNLSTFYTLPTINRIFDSMFR